In the Oceanithermus desulfurans genome, one interval contains:
- the rpsS gene encoding 30S ribosomal protein S19, which translates to MPRSLKKGVFIDDHLLEKVEAMNAAGEKRVIKTWSRRSTIVPEMVGHTIAVYNGKQHVPVFITENMVGHKLGEFAPTRTYRGHGKDVKQAKKR; encoded by the coding sequence ATGCCGCGTAGTCTGAAAAAAGGCGTATTCATCGATGACCACCTTCTCGAAAAGGTCGAGGCCATGAACGCCGCCGGCGAGAAGCGGGTCATCAAGACCTGGAGCCGACGCTCCACCATCGTTCCCGAGATGGTCGGGCACACGATCGCCGTATACAACGGCAAGCAGCACGTGCCCGTCTTCATCACCGAGAACATGGTGGGCCACAAGCTTGGCGAGTTCGCGCCGACCCGCACCTACCGCGGGCACGGCAAGGACGTCAAGCAGGCCAAGAAGCGCTAG
- the rplV gene encoding 50S ribosomal protein L22: MEAKAVAKYIRMSPRKVRLVVDLIRGKSADEADQILKYTNKRAAHAVRKVLKSAVANAVNNHDLLEDQLVVKAAYVDEGPTLKRILPRARGRADIIKKRTSHITVIVEEKHG, translated from the coding sequence ATGGAAGCGAAAGCCGTGGCCAAGTACATCCGCATGTCTCCGCGCAAGGTGCGCCTGGTCGTGGACCTGATCCGCGGCAAGAGCGCCGACGAGGCCGACCAGATCCTCAAGTACACCAACAAGCGGGCCGCCCACGCGGTGCGCAAGGTGCTGAAGAGCGCGGTCGCCAACGCCGTCAACAACCACGACCTGCTCGAGGACCAGCTGGTGGTCAAGGCGGCCTACGTCGACGAGGGGCCCACCCTCAAGCGCATCCTGCCGCGGGCCCGTGGCCGCGCCGACATCATCAAGAAGCGCACCAGCCACATCACCGTCATCGTGGAGGAGAAGCATGGGTAA
- the rpsC gene encoding 30S ribosomal protein S3 gives MGNKINPIGFRLGITRDWESRWYSGKKGYAQLLEEDRKVRELIENEVAHGGIARIDIERAADNLSVTVHAAKPGVIIGRGGETIKRMRAELQKMFPSRTIALNVQEVGNPNLSAPLVAQRVAEQIERRFAVRRAIKQAVQRVVESGAQGAKVVVSGRIGGAEQARTEWSSDGRVPLHTLRANIDYGFALARTTYGVLGVKAYIFKGEVIGQQKPARKAAAAAGKPERTRRRPAVRRRVKKEAGDADA, from the coding sequence ATGGGTAACAAGATCAACCCCATCGGCTTCCGCCTGGGCATCACCCGGGACTGGGAGTCGCGCTGGTACTCGGGCAAGAAGGGCTACGCCCAGCTGCTCGAGGAGGACCGCAAGGTGCGCGAGCTCATCGAGAACGAGGTGGCGCACGGCGGCATCGCCCGCATCGACATCGAGCGCGCCGCCGACAACCTCTCGGTGACGGTGCACGCGGCCAAGCCGGGCGTGATCATCGGGCGCGGCGGCGAGACGATCAAGCGCATGCGCGCGGAGCTGCAGAAGATGTTCCCCAGCCGCACCATCGCGCTCAACGTCCAGGAGGTGGGCAACCCCAACCTCTCGGCGCCGCTCGTGGCCCAGCGCGTGGCCGAGCAGATCGAGCGCCGCTTCGCGGTGCGCCGCGCCATCAAACAGGCGGTGCAGCGCGTCGTCGAGTCGGGCGCCCAGGGCGCCAAGGTCGTGGTCTCGGGCCGCATCGGCGGCGCCGAGCAGGCCCGCACCGAGTGGAGCTCCGACGGGCGGGTGCCGCTGCACACCCTGCGCGCCAACATCGACTACGGTTTCGCCCTCGCCCGCACCACCTACGGGGTGCTGGGCGTGAAGGCCTACATCTTCAAGGGCGAGGTCATCGGCCAGCAGAAGCCGGCGCGCAAGGCCGCCGCGGCCGCGGGCAAGCCCGAGCGCACCCGCCGCCGCCCCGCCGTGCGCCGCCGCGTGAAGAAGGAGGCCGGCGATGCTGATGCCTAA
- the rplP gene encoding 50S ribosomal protein L16 produces the protein MLMPKRLKYRKQHRGNMRGASKGGDYVAFGEYGLVAMEPSWISNRQIEAARVAMVRHFRRGGKIYIRIFPDKPFTKKPLEVRMGKGKGNVEGWVAVVKPGRVMFEVAGVTEEQAREAFRLAGHKLPIKTKFVKRDAYDEAQ, from the coding sequence ATGCTGATGCCTAAACGGCTCAAGTACCGCAAGCAGCACCGCGGCAACATGCGCGGGGCCAGCAAGGGCGGCGACTACGTGGCCTTCGGCGAGTACGGCCTGGTGGCGATGGAGCCCTCCTGGATCTCCAACCGCCAGATCGAGGCCGCGCGTGTGGCCATGGTGCGCCACTTCCGCCGCGGCGGGAAGATCTACATCCGCATCTTCCCCGACAAGCCCTTCACCAAGAAGCCGCTGGAAGTCCGCATGGGTAAGGGTAAGGGTAACGTGGAAGGCTGGGTGGCCGTGGTCAAGCCCGGCCGCGTGATGTTCGAGGTCGCCGGCGTGACCGAGGAGCAGGCGCGCGAGGCCTTCCGCCTGGCCGGCCACAAGCTGCCGATCAAGACCAAGTTCGTCAAGAGGGATGCCTACGATGAAGCTCAATGA
- the rpmC gene encoding 50S ribosomal protein L29: MKLNEMRNLSTEELYEQVREKKRELMDLRFQASIGQLAQNHRIRETKRTIARLLTVIREKQQAAE, from the coding sequence ATGAAGCTCAATGAGATGCGCAACCTGAGCACCGAGGAGCTCTACGAGCAGGTGCGCGAGAAGAAGCGCGAGCTGATGGACCTGCGCTTCCAGGCCTCGATCGGGCAGCTGGCGCAGAACCACCGCATCCGCGAGACCAAGCGCACCATCGCCCGCCTGCTCACGGTGATCCGCGAGAAGCAGCAGGCGGCGGAGTAG
- the rpsQ gene encoding 30S ribosomal protein S17, with protein sequence MPRKVLTGVVVSDKMDKTVAVLVERQFPHPLYGKVTKRSRKYLAHDEENAYKVGDVVEIVEARPISGKKRWRVTRRLEEGRMDAVERYRLRKERGKA encoded by the coding sequence ATGCCCAGAAAAGTACTCACCGGCGTCGTGGTCAGCGACAAGATGGACAAGACCGTCGCCGTGCTGGTGGAGCGCCAGTTCCCGCACCCGCTCTACGGCAAGGTGACCAAGCGTTCCCGCAAGTACCTGGCCCACGACGAGGAGAACGCCTACAAGGTGGGCGACGTCGTCGAGATCGTGGAGGCGCGGCCCATCTCCGGCAAGAAGCGCTGGAGGGTGACCCGCCGCCTCGAGGAAGGCCGCATGGACGCGGTCGAGCGTTACCGCCTGCGCAAGGAGCGTGGTAAGGCATGA
- the rplN gene encoding 50S ribosomal protein L14: MIQQETSLTVADNSGARRLKVIRVLGGSYRRYASIGDVVVASVKEAIPGGVVKEGEVVKAVIVRTKKEVKRPDGSAIRFDSNAAVVLNNQGEPRGTRVFGPVARELRERKFMKIVSLAPEVL; the protein is encoded by the coding sequence ATGATCCAGCAGGAAACCAGTCTTACGGTCGCCGACAACTCCGGCGCGCGCCGCCTCAAGGTGATCCGCGTGCTCGGGGGTTCGTACCGGCGCTACGCCAGCATCGGCGACGTGGTGGTGGCCTCGGTCAAGGAAGCCATCCCCGGCGGCGTGGTCAAGGAGGGCGAGGTCGTCAAGGCCGTGATCGTGCGCACCAAGAAAGAGGTCAAGCGCCCCGACGGCAGCGCCATCCGTTTCGACTCCAACGCCGCGGTCGTGCTCAACAACCAGGGGGAGCCGCGCGGAACCCGCGTCTTCGGCCCGGTGGCGCGTGAGCTGCGCGAGCGTAAGTTCATGAAGATCGTCTCCCTGGCGCCGGAGGTGCTCTGA
- the rplX gene encoding 50S ribosomal protein L24 encodes MQPKLHVKKGDNVVVVSGKDRGKTGRVIAVYPRKQRVVVEGVNVVKKAMRATPDNPQGGFHEMEAPVHASKVRPVCPSCGKPVRVKKKLIEEEGKVRRIRVCNHCGAALDEE; translated from the coding sequence ATGCAGCCCAAACTGCACGTCAAGAAGGGCGACAACGTCGTCGTGGTCTCGGGCAAGGACCGGGGCAAGACCGGCCGCGTCATCGCCGTCTACCCCAGGAAGCAGCGGGTCGTCGTCGAGGGCGTCAACGTGGTCAAGAAGGCCATGCGCGCCACCCCCGACAACCCCCAGGGCGGTTTCCACGAGATGGAGGCGCCGGTGCACGCCAGCAAGGTTCGCCCCGTCTGCCCCAGCTGCGGCAAGCCCGTCCGGGTCAAGAAGAAGCTGATCGAAGAGGAAGGCAAGGTCCGCCGCATCCGCGTGTGCAACCACTGCGGCGCCGCCCTGGACGAGGAGTGA
- the rplE gene encoding 50S ribosomal protein L5 — MPLEIKLKQRYVSEVRPELIQRFGYDNVWAAPRLEKIVINQALGEAKEDVRILEKAAEEIRQITGQKPVITRAKKSVSNFKLRKGMPIGLKVTLRGDRMWIFLEKLINVALPRIRDFRGVNPGGFDGRGNYNLGIREQLIFPEISYDQVDAVRGMDIAIVTTAETDEEAKALLELLGFPFRK, encoded by the coding sequence ATGCCTTTGGAGATTAAACTCAAACAGCGCTACGTCAGCGAGGTGCGTCCGGAGCTGATCCAGCGCTTCGGCTACGACAACGTCTGGGCCGCGCCGCGCCTCGAGAAGATCGTCATCAACCAGGCCCTGGGCGAGGCCAAGGAAGACGTGCGCATCCTCGAGAAGGCCGCCGAGGAGATCCGCCAGATCACCGGGCAGAAGCCGGTCATCACCCGCGCCAAGAAGTCGGTCTCGAACTTCAAGCTGCGCAAGGGGATGCCCATCGGCCTCAAGGTGACGCTGCGCGGCGACCGCATGTGGATCTTCCTGGAGAAGCTGATCAACGTCGCCCTGCCCCGCATCCGCGACTTCCGCGGCGTCAACCCGGGCGGCTTCGACGGCCGCGGCAACTACAACCTGGGGATCCGCGAGCAGCTGATCTTCCCCGAGATTTCCTACGACCAGGTGGACGCCGTGCGCGGCATGGACATCGCCATCGTGACCACCGCCGAGACCGACGAAGAGGCCAAGGCTCTGCTGGAGCTCTTGGGGTTCCCCTTCCGTAAGTAG
- a CDS encoding type Z 30S ribosomal protein S14 produces MAKKALVEKAKRKPKFKVRAYNRCTRCGRSRAVYRYFGLCRICIRELAHKGQLPGLKKASW; encoded by the coding sequence ATGGCTAAGAAGGCACTCGTAGAAAAGGCGAAGCGCAAGCCCAAGTTCAAGGTCCGGGCCTACAACCGCTGCACCCGCTGCGGCCGCTCGCGCGCGGTCTACCGTTACTTCGGCCTCTGCCGCATCTGCATCCGCGAGCTCGCGCACAAGGGCCAGCTTCCGGGCCTGAAGAAGGCTTCCTGGTAG
- the rpsH gene encoding 30S ribosomal protein S8, with protein sequence MTTDPIADMLTRIRNALMVHKATVDVPASRFKEEIVKILVREGYLKGYERVENDGKPILRLELKYGPRREKAIKHIQRVSRPGRRVYVSADQVPVVRRGLGIAIVSTSKGVLVDREARRKGVGGEVVCEVW encoded by the coding sequence ATGACCACCGATCCCATTGCGGACATGCTCACCCGGATCCGGAACGCGCTCATGGTGCACAAGGCCACCGTGGACGTTCCGGCCTCCCGGTTCAAGGAAGAGATCGTCAAGATCCTCGTGCGCGAGGGTTACCTGAAGGGCTACGAGCGCGTAGAGAACGACGGCAAGCCGATCCTGCGGCTCGAGCTCAAGTACGGCCCCCGCCGCGAGAAGGCCATCAAGCACATCCAGCGCGTCTCCCGTCCCGGCCGCCGCGTCTACGTGAGCGCGGACCAGGTGCCGGTGGTGCGGCGCGGTCTGGGCATCGCCATCGTCTCCACGTCCAAGGGCGTCCTCGTCGACCGCGAGGCGCGCCGCAAGGGCGTGGGCGGCGAGGTCGTTTGCGAGGTGTGGTGA
- the rplF gene encoding 50S ribosomal protein L6: protein MSRIGKLPIPLPAGVTLDVKPGQVTVKGPKGQLVVDFDPDLEIVVEDNQAVVKRPTDSRRHRALHGLTRSLVANAVEGVSQGFVKELEIKGIGYRAKLQGGKIELSIGYSHPVIVEAPEGITLEVPEPTKIRVSGIDKQKVGQVAANIRAIRPPDAYHGKGIRYAGEVLRLKPGKAGVTGG from the coding sequence ATGTCGCGTATCGGCAAGCTTCCCATCCCCCTGCCCGCGGGCGTGACCCTCGACGTCAAACCGGGTCAGGTGACGGTCAAGGGCCCCAAGGGCCAGCTGGTCGTGGACTTCGACCCCGACCTGGAGATCGTCGTCGAAGACAACCAGGCCGTCGTCAAGCGCCCCACCGACAGCCGCCGCCACCGGGCGCTGCACGGGCTCACCCGCTCGCTGGTGGCCAACGCCGTCGAGGGCGTTTCCCAGGGCTTCGTCAAGGAGCTCGAGATCAAGGGCATCGGTTACCGCGCCAAGCTGCAGGGCGGCAAGATCGAGCTCTCGATCGGCTACAGCCACCCCGTCATCGTCGAGGCCCCCGAGGGCATCACCCTCGAGGTGCCCGAGCCCACCAAGATCCGCGTTTCGGGCATCGACAAGCAGAAGGTGGGCCAGGTGGCGGCGAACATCCGCGCCATCCGCCCGCCCGACGCCTACCACGGCAAGGGCATCCGTTACGCGGGCGAAGTCCTGCGCCTCAAGCCGGGTAAGGCCGGCGTGACCGGAGGTTAG
- the rplR gene encoding 50S ribosomal protein L18 — protein MARLNTFQRRKYRTRKRVKRSGRPRLTVYRSLSHIYAQIIDDEAGQTLVASSTLALGVKGNKTEAAKQVGADIAKKAVEKGIKQVVFDRGAYKYHGRVKALAEAAREAGLEF, from the coding sequence ATGGCCCGATTGAACACCTTTCAGCGTCGCAAGTACCGCACCCGCAAGCGCGTGAAGCGTTCCGGGCGCCCGCGGCTCACCGTCTACCGCAGCCTCAGCCACATCTACGCCCAGATCATCGACGACGAGGCGGGCCAGACCCTGGTGGCCAGCTCCACGCTCGCGCTCGGGGTGAAGGGCAACAAGACCGAGGCCGCCAAGCAGGTCGGCGCCGACATCGCCAAGAAGGCGGTCGAGAAAGGCATCAAGCAGGTGGTCTTCGACCGCGGGGCCTACAAGTACCACGGCCGGGTCAAGGCGCTGGCCGAAGCCGCCCGTGAAGCGGGGCTCGAGTTCTAA
- the rpsE gene encoding 30S ribosomal protein S5 — protein sequence MPETDFEEKMIMIRRTAKTYKGGRRFRFGALAVVGDRQGRVGVGLGKAKEVPLAVQKAQNIARRNLIEVPLENGTIPHEIEVVYESSRVILRPAAPGTGVIAGKVPRAILELAGVTDILTKVLGSRNEINVAYATIEALKQLQTWDEVKKMRKEAS from the coding sequence ATGCCAGAAACCGATTTTGAAGAGAAGATGATCATGATCCGGCGTACCGCCAAGACCTACAAGGGCGGCCGTCGCTTCCGCTTCGGGGCGCTCGCGGTGGTGGGCGACCGGCAGGGCCGCGTCGGCGTGGGTCTGGGCAAGGCCAAGGAGGTGCCGCTGGCGGTGCAGAAGGCGCAGAACATCGCCCGCCGCAACCTGATCGAGGTCCCCCTCGAGAACGGCACCATCCCCCACGAGATCGAAGTCGTCTACGAGTCGAGCCGCGTCATCCTGCGGCCCGCCGCCCCGGGTACCGGCGTGATCGCGGGCAAGGTGCCCCGCGCCATCCTCGAGCTCGCGGGCGTGACCGACATCCTCACCAAGGTGCTGGGCAGCCGCAACGAGATCAACGTCGCCTACGCGACGATCGAAGCGCTCAAGCAGCTGCAGACCTGGGACGAGGTCAAGAAGATGCGGAAGGAGGCTTCCTGA
- the rpmD gene encoding 50S ribosomal protein L30, translating to MGTLRVKLVRSPIDFPRDQKATLRALKLTKMNRERELPDNPSIRGMIRKVEHLVQIVEVKE from the coding sequence ATGGGTACCCTTCGCGTCAAGCTGGTCCGTAGCCCCATCGACTTCCCGCGCGACCAGAAGGCCACCCTGCGGGCGCTGAAGCTCACCAAGATGAACCGCGAGCGTGAGCTTCCCGACAATCCCTCGATCCGGGGCATGATCCGCAAGGTCGAGCACCTGGTCCAGATCGTCGAGGTGAAGGAATGA
- the rplO gene encoding 50S ribosomal protein L15 — MKVTDLKPNPGATKRKKRVGRGTSSGHGKTATRGHKGQKSRSGGLKDPRRFEGGRSTLIMRLPKRGMRGQVPGAIRRPEYQTVNLGRLVERFPEGGEVTPELMAKAGLIRKAGGLVKVLAHGEVTVALKVHAHKFSKSAAEKLAAAGGEALTLEAEPGEEA, encoded by the coding sequence ATGAAAGTCACCGACCTGAAACCCAACCCCGGCGCCACGAAGCGCAAGAAGCGCGTCGGCCGCGGCACCTCGAGCGGCCACGGCAAGACCGCGACCCGCGGCCACAAGGGGCAGAAGTCGCGCTCCGGCGGCCTCAAGGACCCGCGCCGCTTCGAGGGCGGCCGTTCCACCCTGATCATGCGCCTCCCCAAGCGGGGGATGCGCGGCCAGGTGCCCGGCGCCATCCGGCGGCCCGAGTACCAGACGGTCAACCTCGGCCGCCTGGTCGAGCGCTTCCCCGAGGGCGGCGAGGTGACCCCCGAGCTGATGGCCAAGGCGGGCCTGATCCGCAAGGCGGGCGGTCTGGTCAAGGTCCTCGCCCACGGCGAGGTGACCGTCGCCCTCAAGGTCCACGCCCACAAGTTTTCGAAGAGCGCCGCCGAGAAGCTCGCCGCCGCCGGCGGCGAGGCCCTGACGCTGGAAGCCGAGCCTGGCGAGGAGGCCTGA
- the secY gene encoding preprotein translocase subunit SecY → MLRAFRDAFVVPELRQRLFFTLMMLAVYRLGTFVPTPGVDVAKVSQFLGSAAGGVFGIINLFSGGNFQNFSIFALGIMPYITAAIIMQLLTTTVPALEKLQREGEEGRRIITQYTRIGGIALGAFQGLFLAVGFLENNGGQFLLPGWEPGWGFRFLVVITQVAGIALLLWMGERITEYGLGNGVSLIIFAGIVANWVPQLIGLFQLVSRGEVGIVNVIFFFAFIVLAFAGMVAVTQAERRIPVQYARKVVGRKMYGGQTTYLPIKLNAANVIPIIFAAAIIQIPIFLTAPFQANSPIASAIASFFNPRNASGLIIEVVLVILFTYIYTAVQFDPRRIAENLREYGGFIPGVRPGEPTIKFLEHIVSRMTLWGALFLGVVTALPQIIQNLTKVQSLAFSGIGLLIVVGVALDTLRQIESQLMMRNYEGFLSKGRIKGRRNF, encoded by the coding sequence ATGCTGCGCGCGTTTAGGGATGCCTTCGTGGTCCCGGAGCTGCGGCAGCGCCTCTTCTTCACGCTGATGATGCTGGCCGTCTACCGGCTGGGCACCTTCGTGCCCACCCCGGGGGTGGACGTGGCTAAGGTCTCCCAGTTCCTGGGCTCGGCCGCGGGCGGCGTCTTCGGCATCATCAACCTCTTCTCGGGCGGCAACTTCCAGAACTTCTCGATCTTCGCGCTGGGCATCATGCCCTACATCACCGCGGCGATCATCATGCAGCTCCTCACCACCACCGTGCCGGCGCTCGAGAAGCTGCAGCGCGAAGGCGAGGAGGGCCGCCGCATCATCACCCAGTACACCCGCATCGGCGGTATCGCCCTGGGCGCCTTCCAGGGCCTCTTCCTGGCCGTGGGCTTCCTCGAGAACAACGGCGGGCAGTTCCTGTTGCCCGGCTGGGAGCCCGGCTGGGGCTTCCGCTTCCTCGTCGTCATCACCCAGGTGGCGGGCATCGCCCTGCTGCTGTGGATGGGCGAGCGCATCACCGAATACGGCCTCGGCAACGGCGTTTCGCTGATCATCTTCGCCGGCATCGTGGCCAACTGGGTGCCCCAGTTGATCGGCCTCTTCCAGCTCGTCTCCCGCGGCGAGGTGGGGATCGTCAACGTCATCTTCTTCTTCGCCTTCATCGTGCTCGCCTTCGCGGGGATGGTGGCCGTCACCCAGGCCGAGCGAAGAATCCCGGTGCAGTACGCCCGCAAGGTGGTGGGCCGCAAGATGTACGGCGGCCAGACCACCTACCTGCCGATCAAGCTCAACGCCGCCAACGTGATCCCCATCATCTTCGCCGCGGCGATCATCCAGATCCCCATCTTCCTGACCGCGCCCTTCCAGGCGAATAGCCCGATCGCGTCCGCGATCGCCAGCTTCTTCAACCCGCGCAACGCCAGCGGCCTGATCATCGAGGTGGTCCTCGTCATCCTCTTCACCTACATCTACACCGCGGTGCAGTTCGACCCCCGCCGCATCGCCGAGAACCTGCGCGAGTACGGCGGCTTCATCCCCGGCGTGCGTCCCGGTGAACCGACGATCAAGTTCCTGGAGCACATCGTCAGCCGCATGACGCTCTGGGGTGCGCTCTTCCTGGGCGTGGTCACGGCGCTGCCGCAGATTATCCAGAACCTGACCAAGGTGCAGTCGCTGGCCTTCTCGGGGATCGGCCTGCTGATCGTCGTGGGGGTGGCCCTCGACACCCTGCGGCAGATCGAGTCGCAGCTGATGATGCGCAACTACGAGGGCTTCCTCTCCAAGGGTCGGATCAAGGGGCGGAGGAACTTCTGA
- a CDS encoding adenylate kinase has translation MAAGSMVVIFLGPPGAGKGTQAARLADDLGLVKISTGDILRDHVARGSELGRKVQPIMERGELVPDELILAIIREELAGMPEVRVIFDGFPRTTRQAEALDALLGELGAPVNAALLLEVPEDELVRRMLKRAELEGRADDNEATIRRRLEVYREQTRPLVDYYDARGVLRRIDGLGDPGRIYCRIREAL, from the coding sequence ATGGCCGCAGGGTCGATGGTCGTGATCTTCCTGGGGCCGCCGGGTGCCGGCAAGGGCACCCAGGCGGCCCGGCTCGCGGACGACCTGGGCCTGGTCAAGATCTCGACCGGCGACATCCTGCGCGACCACGTGGCCCGCGGCAGCGAGCTGGGGCGGAAGGTGCAGCCGATCATGGAGCGCGGGGAGCTCGTGCCCGACGAACTGATCCTCGCCATCATCCGCGAGGAGCTCGCGGGGATGCCCGAGGTCCGCGTCATCTTCGACGGTTTTCCGCGCACCACCCGCCAGGCCGAGGCGCTCGACGCCCTGCTGGGCGAGCTGGGTGCCCCGGTGAACGCGGCGCTGCTGCTCGAGGTGCCCGAGGACGAGCTGGTGCGGCGCATGCTGAAGCGGGCCGAGCTGGAGGGCCGCGCCGACGACAACGAGGCGACGATCCGCCGCCGGCTCGAGGTCTACCGTGAGCAGACCCGGCCGCTCGTCGACTACTACGACGCCCGCGGGGTGCTGCGGCGCATCGACGGCCTGGGCGATCCCGGCCGCATCTACTGCCGCATCCGGGAGGCGCTCTAG
- the map gene encoding type I methionyl aminopeptidase: MPIVLKSPAEIERMAEAGARLTEVMDRIAEAVRPGVSTLELDRIAREGIEALGARPAFLGLYGFPATICASPNEVVVHGIPTERPLEEGEIISVDVGLFYGGYAADMARTFAVGAVSEEAERLIRVTEESFWKGFEAARPDARLGDVSAAIQQHVEDAGFWVVREFVGHGIGSEMHEDPQLPNFGRPGVGPKLRPGMTLAIEPMVTLHAAPVVVLEDGWTASSGRGNLAAHYENTVAVTESGPRLLTGRR, translated from the coding sequence GTGCCGATCGTTCTCAAGAGCCCCGCCGAGATCGAGCGCATGGCCGAGGCCGGCGCCCGCCTCACCGAGGTGATGGACCGCATCGCCGAGGCCGTGCGGCCGGGGGTGAGCACGCTCGAGCTCGACCGCATCGCCCGCGAGGGGATCGAGGCGCTGGGGGCCCGGCCCGCCTTTCTGGGCCTCTACGGCTTCCCGGCCACGATCTGCGCCTCGCCGAACGAGGTCGTCGTGCATGGCATTCCCACCGAGCGGCCGCTCGAAGAGGGCGAGATTATCTCGGTGGACGTGGGGCTCTTTTACGGGGGCTACGCCGCCGACATGGCCCGCACCTTCGCGGTGGGGGCGGTCTCCGAGGAGGCGGAGCGCCTCATCCGGGTCACCGAGGAGAGCTTCTGGAAGGGCTTCGAAGCCGCCCGCCCGGACGCGCGCCTGGGCGACGTCTCCGCGGCCATCCAGCAGCACGTGGAGGACGCGGGCTTCTGGGTGGTGCGGGAGTTCGTGGGCCACGGCATCGGCAGCGAGATGCACGAGGACCCGCAGCTGCCCAACTTCGGCCGGCCCGGCGTGGGGCCGAAGCTGCGCCCGGGGATGACCCTGGCCATCGAACCGATGGTGACCCTGCACGCCGCGCCTGTAGTAGTATTGGAAGATGGCTGGACCGCCAGCAGCGGGCGGGGGAACCTCGCTGCCCACTACGAAAACACGGTGGCGGTCACCGAGAGCGGCCCAAGGCTTTTAACGGGAAGACGCTAG
- the infA gene encoding translation initiation factor IF-1: protein MAKEKDTIRAEGVVLEALPNTQFKVKLDSGLEILAYVSGKMRMHYIRILPGDRVVVEITPYDPSKGRIIYRK from the coding sequence GTGGCGAAGGAAAAAGACACCATACGCGCGGAGGGCGTCGTCCTGGAGGCGCTGCCCAACACCCAGTTCAAGGTCAAGCTGGACTCGGGCCTCGAGATTCTGGCCTACGTTTCGGGAAAGATGCGGATGCACTACATCCGCATCCTGCCGGGCGACCGCGTGGTGGTGGAGATTACCCCCTACGATCCCAGCAAGGGAAGAATCATCTACCGGAAGTGA
- the rpmJ gene encoding 50S ribosomal protein L36, with the protein MKVRASVKKMCDKCKVIRRHGRVYVICENPKHKQRQG; encoded by the coding sequence ATGAAAGTGCGTGCTTCGGTCAAGAAGATGTGCGACAAGTGCAAGGTGATCCGCCGCCACGGCCGGGTCTACGTGATCTGTGAGAACCCCAAGCACAAGCAGCGTCAGGGGTGA
- the rpsM gene encoding 30S ribosomal protein S13 produces MARIAGVEIPRNKRVEIALTYIYGIGRTRAKEALEATGIDGSIRVKDLSEQDVVKLRDYVENKWKLEGELRSEVQSNIKRLMDIGCYRGLRHRRGLPVRGQKTKTNARTRKGPKRTVAGKKKAPRK; encoded by the coding sequence ATGGCTCGTATCGCAGGTGTTGAAATTCCCAGGAACAAGCGCGTGGAGATCGCGCTGACCTACATCTACGGCATCGGCCGCACCCGCGCCAAGGAGGCGCTCGAGGCCACCGGCATCGACGGCTCCATCCGCGTCAAGGACCTGTCCGAGCAGGACGTGGTGAAGCTGCGCGACTACGTCGAGAACAAGTGGAAGCTCGAGGGCGAGCTCCGCAGCGAGGTGCAGTCGAACATCAAGCGGCTGATGGACATCGGCTGCTACCGGGGGCTGCGCCACCGCCGCGGCCTGCCGGTGCGCGGGCAGAAGACCAAGACCAACGCCCGCACCCGCAAGGGGCCGAAGCGCACCGTCGCCGGCAAGAAGAAGGCGCCGCGCAAGTAG